The proteins below come from a single Flavobacterium lindanitolerans genomic window:
- the mltG gene encoding endolytic transglycosylase MltG — MKIKKIVAIFSVLLVLALSVYGYMLYRKIFSANTNFSEKEVYVYIPTDANYETAEKIVAPYVENLDNFRMVAEKKSYITNVKPGKFLLKKGMNNNDIINSLRISLPVKLAFNNQERLEDFAGRIGSQIEADSTSLMKAFTDKAFLDENGFTEENVLSMFIPNSYEFFWNTSAEKFRDRMAKEYRAFWNDERKAKAEAQNLTPLEVSTLASIVHKETVKTDERPRVAGVYLNRLKSGIKLEADPTVIYAVKKEANDFNRVIKRVLYKDLETVSPYNTYRNFGLPPGPIAMPDVSAIDAVLNPEKHNYIYFCASVTNFGYHEFAVTPAQHEVNRQKYVAWVNKQGIKR; from the coding sequence GTGAAAATTAAAAAAATCGTTGCCATATTTTCAGTGCTTTTAGTGCTGGCATTATCTGTCTATGGTTATATGTTGTACAGAAAAATCTTTTCTGCCAATACCAATTTCTCAGAAAAAGAGGTGTATGTCTATATTCCGACAGATGCAAATTATGAAACTGCAGAAAAAATTGTAGCACCCTATGTTGAAAATCTGGATAACTTCAGGATGGTTGCAGAAAAGAAATCATACATTACTAATGTAAAACCGGGTAAATTTCTTTTGAAAAAAGGAATGAATAATAATGATATCATCAATTCGTTACGTATAAGCCTTCCGGTAAAACTGGCATTCAATAACCAGGAAAGACTGGAGGATTTTGCGGGAAGAATCGGTTCGCAGATTGAAGCGGACAGTACTTCTCTGATGAAAGCTTTTACAGACAAGGCATTTTTGGATGAAAACGGATTTACGGAAGAAAATGTACTGAGTATGTTTATCCCTAATTCGTATGAATTTTTCTGGAATACTTCTGCAGAGAAATTCCGTGACAGGATGGCAAAAGAATACCGTGCTTTCTGGAATGATGAAAGAAAGGCAAAAGCTGAAGCCCAAAATCTTACACCATTGGAAGTTTCTACTTTGGCATCAATCGTGCATAAGGAAACGGTAAAAACAGACGAAAGACCAAGGGTAGCGGGTGTTTACCTAAACCGATTAAAATCAGGAATAAAACTGGAAGCGGACCCTACGGTTATCTATGCCGTGAAAAAAGAAGCTAATGATTTTAACCGCGTCATAAAAAGAGTTCTGTACAAGGATCTTGAAACGGTATCGCCATACAATACCTACCGAAATTTTGGGTTGCCTCCAGGGCCTATTGCTATGCCTGACGTATCGGCAATTGATGCCGTATTGAATCCGGAAAAACACAATTACATCTATTTCTGTGCAAGCGTTACTAATTTTGGTTATCATGAATTTGCAGTAACACCTGCTCAGCATGAGGTAAACCGTCAGAAATATGTAGCCTGGGTGAACAAACAAGGAATCAAAAGATAG
- a CDS encoding DUF2279 domain-containing protein has protein sequence MLLFTDGLAQNQFQDFLRPSDSLNIPRRNAVVISEGVAITGALVGLSQLWYNDYDKSGFHFKNDNASWLQMDKAGHVYSSYHIGRFGAELLNWSGVSKKDQLIYGATTGFVFLTAVEVLDGYSSEWGFSWGDAAANASGTLLYVSQELLWNEQRIVPKFSFHRTPYAKARPEVLGASFSEEILKDYNGQTYWLSANIHSFFKESKIPKWLNVAVGYGGEGMITANDELVNTIFLPEKERTRQFYLSLDVDLTKINTNSHFLKTLFSVFNSVKIPAPTIEFRELGGIKWHFIYF, from the coding sequence TTGCTGCTATTTACAGATGGCCTGGCGCAAAATCAATTTCAGGATTTTCTCAGGCCATCTGATAGTTTAAATATACCGCGAAGAAATGCCGTTGTTATTTCGGAAGGTGTAGCCATAACAGGAGCCTTAGTCGGATTGAGCCAATTATGGTACAATGATTATGACAAATCCGGCTTTCATTTCAAAAATGACAATGCTTCCTGGCTTCAGATGGACAAGGCCGGGCATGTTTATTCTTCTTATCATATTGGCCGTTTTGGAGCAGAACTTCTCAACTGGAGTGGTGTTTCAAAAAAGGACCAGCTAATTTACGGGGCCACCACAGGTTTTGTTTTCCTGACCGCCGTGGAAGTCCTTGACGGCTATTCTTCTGAATGGGGATTTTCGTGGGGTGATGCTGCAGCTAATGCTTCGGGAACTTTATTATATGTATCACAGGAACTGCTTTGGAACGAACAGCGAATTGTTCCTAAGTTTTCTTTTCACAGAACTCCTTATGCCAAGGCAAGACCGGAAGTGTTGGGCGCTTCTTTTTCTGAAGAAATTCTAAAAGATTATAACGGCCAGACCTACTGGCTTTCAGCCAATATCCATTCTTTTTTTAAGGAATCAAAAATCCCAAAATGGCTCAATGTGGCTGTTGGCTATGGAGGCGAAGGAATGATTACGGCAAATGACGAATTGGTAAATACGATTTTCCTGCCCGAAAAGGAAAGAACGCGCCAATTTTATCTTAGTCTTGACGTTGATTTGACAAAAATTAATACCAATTCACATTTTTTAAAGACGCTTTTCTCTGTTTTTAATTCTGTAAAAATTCCTGCACCAACTATAGAATTCAGGGAGTTAGGCGGTATAAAGTGGCACTTCATCTATTTTTAG
- a CDS encoding SAM-dependent methyltransferase, whose amino-acid sequence MKVLGKLYLIPTTLGESDPMDVLPQTVKRAIDFIDYYIVENEKTARKSIKAIHPEKKQPDLKISLLNKHTDSREYEQMIKPCLQGINVGLMSEAGCPGVADPGAVIVKIAHERGIQVVPLVGPSSILLALMGSGMNGQSFAFNGYLPIDKSEKKSALKSLEKLSYDKNQSQLFIETPYRNNKLLEDLLQTLQSNTLLCIACDITLPTEYIKTLRVADWKKTKTDLHNRPCIFIIHKIN is encoded by the coding sequence ATGAAAGTCTTAGGAAAACTATACCTGATTCCGACCACGCTTGGCGAAAGCGACCCGATGGACGTATTGCCGCAAACCGTGAAAAGAGCCATTGATTTCATTGACTACTATATTGTCGAAAACGAAAAAACAGCCCGAAAATCCATAAAGGCTATACACCCTGAAAAAAAACAGCCGGATTTAAAAATAAGCCTGCTTAACAAACATACTGACAGTCGCGAATACGAACAGATGATTAAACCCTGCCTACAGGGAATTAATGTAGGATTAATGTCTGAAGCCGGATGCCCCGGAGTTGCAGACCCGGGTGCTGTAATCGTCAAGATTGCACATGAAAGAGGAATTCAGGTTGTGCCGTTAGTAGGCCCTTCCTCCATCCTATTGGCTCTTATGGGTTCGGGAATGAACGGACAGAGCTTTGCCTTTAACGGCTATCTCCCTATTGACAAATCGGAAAAAAAATCGGCTTTAAAAAGCCTGGAAAAACTGTCCTACGATAAAAACCAGTCACAGCTTTTTATAGAAACACCTTACAGAAATAACAAACTTCTGGAAGACCTGCTCCAGACATTGCAAAGCAACACTTTATTATGCATTGCGTGCGATATTACGTTACCTACAGAGTACATCAAGACTCTGAGAGTGGCCGACTGGAAAAAGACAAAAACAGACCTGCATAACAGACCTTGCATTTTTATCATCCACAAAATCAATTAG
- a CDS encoding low molecular weight protein-tyrosine-phosphatase — MPVKILMVCLGNICRSPLAEGILQSKLPRDRFVVDSAGTGDWHIGRQPDSRSIAVAKSNGLDISRQRGRLFTATDFETNDYIFVMDNSNYKDVMRLAPNAEAKSKVSLILNELFPGENVDVPDPYFGLEDGFSNVYGMLDEVCEIIADKLKAKHQ, encoded by the coding sequence ATGCCCGTAAAAATATTGATGGTCTGTCTCGGAAACATCTGCCGTTCACCATTGGCAGAAGGAATCCTGCAGTCCAAACTTCCGCGCGACAGATTTGTTGTAGATTCTGCAGGTACCGGTGACTGGCATATAGGCAGGCAACCCGATTCCCGATCAATAGCCGTAGCCAAATCAAACGGACTCGATATTTCAAGACAAAGAGGAAGACTGTTTACCGCCACAGATTTTGAGACCAACGATTATATTTTTGTAATGGACAATTCCAATTATAAGGATGTGATGCGTTTGGCTCCGAATGCAGAAGCAAAATCAAAAGTCAGCCTGATTCTTAACGAACTTTTCCCGGGTGAAAATGTAGATGTTCCGGATCCTTATTTTGGATTGGAAGACGGATTTTCAAATGTTTATGGAATGTTGGACGAAGTTTGTGAAATCATAGCCGATAAACTCAAAGCAAAACACCAATGA
- the dnaA gene encoding chromosomal replication initiator protein DnaA, translating to MNKTAQSVWENCLSFIKDNIQDQAYKTWFEPIKSVELTDNALYIQVPSKFFYEWLEEHYVKLLKVALTKELGKNAKLLYKIKMENTYGNKQPFTEQLPSAHRQPVKAQDVDVPLQNKNPELKNPFVIPGIRNVKIESQLNANYSFDNFLEGDSNRLARSAGMAVANKPGGTSFNPLLIFGGVGLGKTHLAHAIGVEIKDKYPEKTVLYISAEIFTQQYIDSVKKNTRNDFIHFYQLIDVLIIDDVQFLSGKTGTQDVFFHIFNYLHQNGKQVILTSDKAPVDMQDIEQRLLSRFKWGLSAELHQPDYETRISILKNILYRDGVEVPEEIIEYVARNIKTNVRELEGAIISLIAQSSFNKKEVTLDLAKQIVEKFVKNVKREISIDYIQKVVSDYFQLDLDMLQSKTRKRHVVQARQLAMFFAKKYTKASLANIGSQIGDRDHATVLHACKTVDNLVSTDKQFKKFVDDINKKLSL from the coding sequence ATGAACAAAACTGCGCAATCGGTATGGGAAAACTGTCTCTCTTTTATAAAGGACAACATTCAAGATCAGGCATACAAAACTTGGTTTGAACCTATTAAATCGGTTGAGCTAACAGACAATGCTTTATACATCCAGGTTCCTAGTAAATTCTTCTATGAATGGTTGGAGGAACACTATGTTAAATTATTAAAAGTTGCGTTGACAAAAGAACTTGGAAAAAACGCAAAGTTACTCTATAAAATTAAAATGGAAAACACTTATGGCAATAAACAACCGTTTACGGAACAATTGCCTAGTGCGCACCGCCAACCTGTAAAAGCACAGGATGTTGATGTTCCGTTACAAAATAAAAATCCTGAACTGAAGAATCCTTTTGTTATTCCGGGAATCAGGAACGTCAAAATCGAATCCCAACTGAATGCCAATTATAGTTTTGACAACTTTCTGGAAGGTGATTCCAACCGATTGGCCCGTTCAGCAGGTATGGCCGTTGCCAATAAACCAGGCGGTACTTCCTTTAATCCTTTGTTGATTTTTGGCGGTGTTGGTTTGGGTAAAACCCACCTGGCACACGCAATAGGTGTCGAAATAAAAGACAAATACCCTGAAAAAACCGTACTTTATATTTCTGCCGAAATATTCACGCAGCAGTATATTGATTCCGTAAAGAAAAATACGCGTAACGATTTCATCCATTTTTACCAATTAATAGATGTCCTTATTATTGACGACGTACAGTTCTTATCCGGAAAAACAGGAACACAGGATGTATTTTTCCATATATTCAATTACCTGCACCAAAACGGAAAACAGGTAATCCTTACTTCTGACAAGGCTCCTGTTGACATGCAGGATATTGAGCAAAGATTGCTTTCCCGTTTTAAGTGGGGACTTTCTGCAGAATTGCATCAGCCAGATTACGAAACAAGAATTTCCATCTTAAAGAACATCCTTTATCGTGATGGAGTTGAAGTTCCGGAAGAAATCATAGAATATGTTGCCCGAAACATCAAGACAAACGTACGCGAACTCGAAGGAGCTATCATTTCATTGATTGCACAATCTTCTTTCAACAAAAAAGAAGTAACCCTGGATCTTGCCAAGCAGATTGTAGAAAAATTCGTGAAAAACGTAAAACGCGAAATCTCAATCGACTATATCCAAAAAGTCGTGTCGGATTATTTCCAGCTAGATTTGGATATGCTTCAGTCAAAAACAAGAAAGCGACATGTGGTACAGGCAAGACAGCTGGCCATGTTCTTTGCTAAAAAATACACCAAAGCTTCTTTGGCCAATATTGGCTCACAAATTGGAGACCGTGACCATGCAACCGTGCTTCACGCGTGCAAAACTGTTGACAACCTGGTTTCAACAGACAAGCAGTTCAAAAAATTTGTAGACGATATCAACAAGAAATTATCTTTATAA
- a CDS encoding acyl-CoA thioesterase, translating into MREYEFKVRVRYAETDQMGVVYHGNYAQYFEMGRVEWLRNLGVSYKWMEENGIMLPVVSLSMNYKKPARYDDLIRVKTIFKSQTSVKIEFDYEIYNEKNELLTIGNSVLVFVDMKTGRPTLPPDYIVEKLLALEEE; encoded by the coding sequence ATGCGGGAATATGAGTTTAAAGTAAGAGTTCGTTATGCTGAAACGGACCAAATGGGGGTTGTTTATCATGGAAATTATGCCCAATATTTCGAGATGGGGCGTGTGGAATGGCTCAGAAATCTAGGGGTTTCTTATAAATGGATGGAAGAAAACGGAATTATGCTTCCCGTAGTTTCACTTTCTATGAACTATAAAAAACCGGCTCGATATGACGACCTGATTCGTGTAAAAACTATCTTTAAAAGCCAGACGTCTGTCAAGATAGAATTCGACTACGAAATTTATAATGAAAAGAATGAGTTATTAACAATCGGTAATTCGGTGTTAGTATTTGTTGACATGAAAACCGGACGTCCAACGCTTCCTCCGGACTATATTGTTGAGAAGCTTTTAGCGCTTGAGGAAGAATAA
- a CDS encoding IMPACT family protein: protein MEVKDTYRTLDFLSEEVLYKEKNSKFFGYAFPISSEEEAKEILDSLRKQHHSARHWCYAFQIGTEKIHFRANDDGEPSNSAGMPIYGQIQSFEITNVLVVVVRYFGGIKLGVGGLIVAYRAAAQMALEASEIVEKTIDIHYLISFDYKNMNKVMRVIKEKNLDIVSQKMEMSCEIEIKTRKKNAEMVFDIFSNLYEIGIKLKE from the coding sequence TTGGAAGTAAAAGATACTTACAGAACGCTTGATTTTCTTTCGGAAGAAGTCTTATACAAAGAAAAAAACAGCAAATTTTTCGGTTATGCATTCCCAATTTCCTCTGAAGAGGAAGCCAAAGAAATCCTGGACAGCCTGCGCAAGCAGCATCACTCTGCCAGACATTGGTGTTATGCGTTCCAGATTGGAACAGAAAAAATACATTTCAGGGCTAACGATGACGGCGAACCCAGCAATAGTGCCGGCATGCCCATTTATGGACAAATTCAATCGTTTGAAATCACAAACGTACTGGTTGTGGTTGTTCGTTATTTTGGAGGAATCAAATTGGGCGTTGGCGGATTGATTGTTGCCTACAGGGCTGCGGCACAAATGGCGCTGGAAGCTTCAGAAATTGTAGAAAAAACAATTGACATCCATTACCTGATTTCTTTTGACTACAAAAACATGAATAAGGTAATGCGGGTCATCAAGGAAAAAAATCTGGATATCGTTTCACAAAAAATGGAAATGAGCTGCGAGATTGAAATAAAAACCCGAAAAAAAAATGCCGAAATGGTATTCGACATTTTTTCTAATTTATATGAAATCGGCATCAAATTGAAAGAATAA
- a CDS encoding HAD family hydrolase yields MINTIIFDFGDIFINLDFEAMQKALKSLGLKEWTEELDKLNYKFEKGNIKEEAFLKGIQSHIPNASLEEIKNAWNKVLLDFPLYRLEFLQKLSHNYRLFLLSNTDSIHVEQFEHIVGESFSRDFYQCFEKVYFSFEIGQRKPEPEAFNYIINKHELSPKRTLFVDDRKDNTDVAESLGFQVWNLKVGEEDVVDMFDKKIISL; encoded by the coding sequence ATGATTAATACAATAATTTTCGATTTTGGAGATATTTTTATCAATCTGGATTTCGAAGCCATGCAAAAGGCGTTGAAATCATTGGGATTAAAAGAATGGACAGAGGAACTGGACAAATTGAACTATAAATTCGAAAAGGGAAACATCAAAGAAGAAGCTTTCCTGAAAGGAATCCAAAGCCATATTCCTAATGCTTCGCTGGAAGAAATCAAAAATGCCTGGAACAAAGTGCTTTTGGATTTTCCCTTATACCGATTGGAATTTCTCCAAAAGCTTTCGCACAATTACCGTTTATTTTTGCTAAGCAATACCGATTCCATCCATGTGGAGCAATTTGAACATATTGTTGGCGAATCATTCAGCCGGGATTTTTACCAATGCTTCGAGAAAGTTTATTTTTCGTTTGAAATCGGACAGCGCAAACCGGAACCGGAAGCCTTTAACTATATTATCAACAAACACGAATTATCACCCAAACGCACTTTATTTGTTGACGACCGGAAAGACAATACAGATGTTGCCGAAAGCCTCGGGTTTCAGGTATGGAACTTAAAAGTTGGCGAAGAAGATGTTGTAGATATGTTCGACAAAAAAATTATTTCATTATAA
- the ribD gene encoding bifunctional diaminohydroxyphosphoribosylaminopyrimidine deaminase/5-amino-6-(5-phosphoribosylamino)uracil reductase RibD, producing the protein MKIHEKYILRCIELAKNGLGTTYPNPLVGSVIVYDNKIIGEGWHKKAGEPHAEVNAVNSVKDKSLLEKATIYVSLEPCSHFGKTPPCCDLIIQQKIPNIVIGTIDPFAKVSGNGIRKLKEAGRNITVGILEKECNELNKRFFTFHQKKRPYIILKWAESADGFLSPDTRDEQKPVWITNTYSRQLVHKWRTEEQAILAGTQTVLDDNPKLNSRDWKGNNPIRIVLDRTGKIPNHYAVKDNTSKTVIITEQEKTTNSENIIFENTIFDSSLPDSILKILYKNDIQSVIIEGGKMTLQTFIDAGLWDEARVFKGAISLVSGTAAPKFKGELIDRKNILNDELLIFKSHD; encoded by the coding sequence GTGAAGATACACGAAAAATACATATTACGATGCATTGAGCTTGCCAAAAACGGACTTGGAACAACTTATCCGAATCCTTTGGTAGGGAGCGTTATCGTATATGACAATAAAATCATAGGCGAAGGCTGGCACAAAAAAGCCGGAGAACCCCATGCCGAAGTCAATGCGGTCAATTCTGTAAAAGACAAATCACTGCTCGAAAAAGCAACCATTTACGTCAGCCTGGAACCCTGCAGCCATTTTGGAAAAACGCCTCCTTGTTGCGACCTGATTATACAGCAAAAGATCCCCAATATTGTCATAGGAACAATTGACCCATTTGCAAAAGTATCCGGAAACGGAATCAGGAAACTGAAAGAAGCCGGCAGGAACATAACGGTTGGCATTTTGGAAAAGGAATGCAACGAACTGAACAAGCGTTTCTTTACATTTCACCAAAAGAAAAGGCCCTATATTATTTTAAAATGGGCTGAAAGCGCCGACGGTTTTTTAAGTCCGGACACCCGGGACGAACAAAAACCGGTATGGATTACCAATACCTATTCCCGACAATTAGTCCATAAATGGCGAACCGAAGAACAAGCTATTTTAGCAGGAACACAAACTGTATTGGACGATAATCCGAAGTTAAATTCCCGCGATTGGAAAGGCAATAACCCTATCCGAATTGTATTGGACAGAACCGGAAAAATCCCAAATCACTATGCCGTCAAAGACAATACGTCCAAAACGGTTATCATTACCGAACAGGAAAAAACGACAAATTCTGAAAATATTATTTTTGAAAATACTATCTTTGATAGTAGCCTCCCCGATTCTATTTTGAAAATTTTGTACAAGAACGATATTCAGTCCGTGATTATCGAAGGCGGCAAAATGACATTGCAAACTTTTATAGATGCAGGACTTTGGGATGAAGCCAGAGTCTTTAAAGGAGCCATTTCATTGGTTTCAGGAACGGCGGCTCCAAAATTTAAAGGAGAATTGATAGACAGGAAAAACATCCTGAATGACGAACTTTTAATTTTCAAAAGCCATGATTAA
- the prmC gene encoding peptide chain release factor N(5)-glutamine methyltransferase: MLAKDYRNRFIQKLAPLYDVLEAESFFYILLEDFYQMKRIDLALQPDFVFTDQEISRWNLVLEKLEKEIPIQYILGKAHFYGLEFEVNENTLIPRPETEELVEWIVKKNEFKGKIKILDIGTGSGCIAISLAKNLPDAEVFAIDVSEKALETAKKNAFTNEVNVVFMQRDILKTEDLEQDFDLIVSNPPYVRNLEKDEIKKNVLEYEPHLALFVEDDDALLFYRKISELAQKNLKENGTLYFEINQYLGTEMIDLLEAKNFNEIELRKDIYGNDRMIFGKK; the protein is encoded by the coding sequence ATGTTAGCCAAAGATTACCGGAATCGTTTTATACAAAAGCTGGCACCTCTGTATGATGTGCTTGAAGCAGAAAGTTTTTTCTATATACTCCTAGAAGATTTTTACCAAATGAAACGTATTGACCTGGCGTTGCAACCTGATTTTGTTTTTACAGACCAGGAAATCAGCAGGTGGAATCTGGTTTTGGAAAAGCTCGAAAAAGAAATTCCGATACAATATATTTTGGGTAAGGCCCATTTCTACGGACTCGAATTTGAAGTCAATGAAAATACATTAATACCGAGGCCAGAAACCGAAGAATTGGTGGAATGGATTGTCAAAAAGAACGAATTCAAAGGAAAAATCAAAATTCTGGATATAGGAACAGGTAGTGGCTGTATAGCGATTTCACTGGCGAAAAATCTTCCCGATGCCGAAGTTTTTGCCATTGATGTTTCTGAAAAAGCTTTGGAAACGGCAAAAAAAAATGCCTTTACTAATGAAGTCAATGTTGTTTTTATGCAAAGGGATATACTAAAAACTGAAGATTTGGAACAGGATTTTGACCTTATTGTTTCCAATCCGCCTTATGTGAGAAACCTTGAAAAGGACGAAATCAAAAAGAATGTTTTGGAGTATGAACCCCATCTGGCTTTGTTTGTGGAAGATGATGATGCCTTGCTTTTTTACAGAAAGATTTCTGAACTGGCACAGAAAAACCTAAAAGAAAACGGAACGCTGTATTTTGAAATTAATCAATACCTGGGGACTGAAATGATTGATTTGTTAGAAGCGAAAAACTTTAACGAAATCGAATTAAGAAAAGATATTTATGGTAATGACAGGATGATTTTCGGAAAAAAATAG